CAGTGTTAGCGGTTGTAAAATTATGGTATAATACTAGGGAATTACTTTTATAGAAAGGAAAACCGAATGTACTATAATTTATGCCTGCTTTTTACATACTTTTTTCTTTACGCTGTTATCGGATGGTGCTGTGAAGTTGTATTTTGCTCCATTCCAAAGAAAAAATTTATTAACAGAGGGTTTTTAAACGGTCCGTACTGTCCGATTTACGGGGTGGGTGCACTTATCATTGTCTCTATATTAGGACCATATATCAACGACCCTGTCAGCGTATTTTTTGTAGGTGTCGTCTCGACCTCTGTACTCGAATACGCTACAAGCTGGGCCATGGAAAAGCTTTTTCATGCAAAATGGTGGGATTATTCAAACCATAAGTTTAATATCAACGGACGCGTCTGCCTGAAAAACTCATTGCTTTTCGGCGTTATGGCACTTGCTCTCATGTACCTGGTGCACCCTTTTGTGGAGCGTATTATCTCACGATTTTCGCCTTTTTGGCTCGAGGTTGTGGCCACCTCCATTGCGGTGCTCATGATCGCCGACCTGA
This portion of the Eubacterium sp. 1001713B170207_170306_E7 genome encodes:
- a CDS encoding putative ABC transporter permease, translated to MYYNLCLLFTYFFLYAVIGWCCEVVFCSIPKKKFINRGFLNGPYCPIYGVGALIIVSILGPYINDPVSVFFVGVVSTSVLEYATSWAMEKLFHAKWWDYSNHKFNINGRVCLKNSLLFGVMALALMYLVHPFVERIISRFSPFWLEVVATSIAVLMIADLITSTLETLNFKNKLNRVSELATSVTDDLKEKGIATKGQLTQKITDVRNAQHELLENAKDDVQKHVEEFAGHLSEKAAYRRYSHSRIINAFPNMISKDDPDSLNLYREAMLHTKKIRKLHKKAEKQAKKSQEK